A window of Methanolobus sediminis contains these coding sequences:
- a CDS encoding CDP-alcohol phosphatidyltransferase family protein, with product MFSELKDTIRSSILPFVKWIPLSPNSLTIIGLLISVWAAFVFATGDLITGGLLILFSGFFDMIDGAVARAKGRMTIFGAVLDSVCDRYADAIIFAGIIYGSVTGAIVQTSLFSVPLWFWVVFAIMGSYLVSYVRSRAESAGVASMNIGIAERPERMIILVAGSLSGYLMESIVLIVILTHITMVQRLLYAKKELL from the coding sequence ATGTTCAGTGAACTTAAAGATACTATCAGGTCTTCGATATTACCATTTGTGAAATGGATCCCATTATCTCCAAATTCGCTCACCATAATCGGTCTTCTGATTAGTGTCTGGGCTGCATTTGTTTTCGCGACAGGTGACCTTATAACAGGAGGTTTACTTATCCTTTTCAGCGGTTTTTTTGATATGATAGACGGTGCCGTTGCACGGGCAAAAGGTCGTATGACAATATTCGGGGCTGTACTGGATTCCGTATGTGACAGGTATGCAGATGCAATCATATTTGCTGGTATCATTTACGGTTCAGTTACCGGTGCTATCGTCCAGACCAGCTTGTTCTCAGTGCCACTGTGGTTCTGGGTCGTCTTTGCCATCATGGGCTCGTACCTTGTGAGTTACGTGCGTTCCAGAGCGGAAAGCGCAGGAGTAGCTTCAATGAATATCGGTATTGCCGAAAGACCGGAGCGTATGATCATCCTTGTTGCAGGTTCACTTAGCGGCTATCTTATGGAATCCATTGTCCTGATCGTTATCCTTACACACATAACAATGGTTCAGCGTTTGCTATATGCAAAAAAAGAGCTTTTATAA
- a CDS encoding indolepyruvate oxidoreductase subunit beta → MKFDILIAGVGGQGVVLASRLLATAAMDAGFHVATAETIGMAQREGSVTSHVRIGDDVCGSLIPQGKADLLIGLEPAEAARNILFLSKDGNMVVNEHAIMPSTQGCDEYNPEKILEFLKESCPQIITGDFTGLAKDAGTYKAANVAMIAASAGAGLLPFSEEYLWGVLEKMIPEKYRDVNRRVFDKAIESVSGKSVKSCRETNEDK, encoded by the coding sequence ATGAAATTCGATATTCTCATTGCAGGTGTAGGTGGTCAGGGTGTTGTACTGGCTTCCCGTTTACTTGCTACCGCTGCAATGGATGCAGGTTTCCATGTTGCTACAGCCGAGACCATAGGAATGGCCCAGAGAGAAGGTTCAGTAACCAGCCATGTAAGAATAGGTGACGATGTATGCGGCTCATTGATTCCACAGGGAAAAGCAGACCTGCTTATAGGTCTTGAACCTGCAGAAGCTGCAAGAAATATTCTTTTCCTCAGCAAAGATGGTAATATGGTTGTCAATGAGCATGCTATTATGCCTTCAACTCAGGGATGCGATGAATACAACCCCGAGAAGATACTGGAGTTTCTGAAAGAGAGCTGTCCGCAAATCATTACAGGAGATTTCACCGGACTTGCAAAAGATGCCGGAACATACAAGGCTGCCAATGTTGCCATGATAGCAGCATCCGCAGGCGCTGGCCTTTTGCCATTCTCTGAAGAATACCTGTGGGGTGTGCTTGAGAAGATGATCCCTGAAAAGTACAGGGATGTTAACCGCAGGGTCTTTGACAAAGCTATTGAAAGTGTTTCAGGGAAATCTGTAAAATCCTGCAGGGAAACAAATGAGGATAAATGA
- a CDS encoding DUF4386 domain-containing protein, with protein sequence MKNYITDLSPSKAAMVLGIAFITSVFIVTLVDDFLLANFVIPGDTAVLARDIEANGRLFGFAVVGYLLVLACDSIIGLTLYVVLKQANKTLASITAALRLLYAGILVIGIFALVFQIINVYVYASIKLIGYIFFALHIFVLGYSVFKSGYIPKSLGILLIFASFTYIVFFVDLHLPETLGVIIMLTMAVAELSLSTWLIVKRNRLPVNSF encoded by the coding sequence ATGAAAAATTATATCACTGATTTATCGCCAAGCAAAGCGGCAATGGTTTTAGGGATTGCGTTTATAACCTCGGTTTTCATTGTAACCTTAGTTGATGATTTTCTTTTAGCTAATTTTGTAATACCCGGAGATACTGCAGTTTTAGCCAGGGATATTGAGGCTAATGGGAGGCTATTTGGTTTTGCTGTTGTTGGTTATCTACTCGTACTTGCGTGTGATTCTATTATTGGTCTCACACTTTATGTAGTGCTTAAACAAGCAAACAAGACTCTCGCGTCGATTACAGCAGCTCTTAGATTACTATACGCTGGTATTCTTGTAATCGGTATCTTTGCTCTAGTATTCCAAATTATCAATGTGTATGTCTATGCATCCATAAAACTTATCGGATACATATTTTTTGCCTTACATATCTTTGTACTTGGTTATTCGGTCTTCAAGTCAGGATATATCCCGAAAAGCCTTGGTATATTGTTGATATTTGCATCGTTTACATATATTGTATTTTTTGTGGATCTCCATCTACCTGAAACACTTGGGGTAATTATTATGTTAACAATGGCTGTTGCGGAACTTTCACTAAGTACCTGGCTTATAGTGAAAAGAAATAGACTACCTGTAAATAGTTTTTAG
- the iorA gene encoding indolepyruvate ferredoxin oxidoreductase subunit alpha produces MTLTGKRILMGNEAIAFGAMKAGLQIASGYPGTPSSEVMETIISHAKKYGIYAEWATNEKVALETAVGAAYSGANTIVTMKQVGLNVASDPLMSLSYIGIKGSLVILVSDDPGPHSSQTEQDTRAFGHFSNIPVLDPSTPQEAYDMTKLAFKLSHELETPVILRTTTRVSHGCEDVLIEDIEPVTRDIEGFVKDTRWTIFPKLTAQRHPLLEELQVKMSDRFSEYFNDNTFNSITKGSSKIGIAASGVSALYAKEAIKEHSDVFSFFKAGTAYPFPENAALGFMEGLTDLIVVEELDPYMEEQFLQIAGKYHLDINIHGKKNGSFPVSGEYDVDVVVDSINLALDNIGSQNLKLSHSVAAVKPEDIPPLPIRAPTLCAGCMHRTVFYAFKKVAAKMKKQEGIDSVFSGDIGCYTLGNARPLNMVDTCLCMGAGISVAAGLSRTPEFMQGKKAKQVAFIGDSTFFHSGIAAVVSAVYNNADITIAVLDNRTTAMTGHQPHPGIGLTAMGSPAKMIDIAEVLKSCGVGMVKTIEVDDLDKCMDIATEAMEFEGPSAVVFKGKCVAICKATGQYVVDEDKCTNCKLCINQLGCPAIFSISSGIPVIQDTCSGCGLCAQICPAGAIVLKEA; encoded by the coding sequence ATGACATTGACCGGTAAACGTATACTAATGGGCAACGAAGCCATTGCTTTTGGAGCCATGAAAGCTGGCCTCCAGATCGCAAGCGGTTATCCTGGCACACCATCCAGTGAGGTCATGGAAACCATCATTTCACATGCAAAAAAGTACGGTATCTATGCCGAATGGGCAACCAATGAGAAAGTAGCACTTGAAACAGCAGTTGGTGCTGCATATTCCGGTGCCAACACTATTGTAACAATGAAACAGGTCGGCCTGAATGTAGCTTCAGACCCTCTAATGAGTCTTTCTTACATAGGCATCAAAGGCTCACTTGTAATTCTTGTTTCCGATGACCCAGGACCACATTCATCCCAGACCGAGCAGGACACAAGAGCGTTCGGCCACTTCTCCAACATTCCTGTTCTTGACCCTTCAACCCCGCAGGAAGCCTATGACATGACAAAACTGGCCTTTAAGCTTTCACATGAGCTTGAAACTCCTGTTATTCTGAGAACTACAACAAGGGTTTCCCACGGCTGTGAGGATGTGCTCATTGAGGACATTGAGCCAGTAACAAGGGATATTGAAGGATTTGTGAAGGATACAAGATGGACTATATTTCCTAAACTGACAGCCCAGCGTCATCCTCTTCTTGAAGAACTACAGGTCAAAATGTCTGACCGTTTTTCAGAATACTTTAATGACAATACTTTTAACTCAATCACAAAGGGAAGTAGCAAAATAGGAATTGCAGCTTCCGGTGTTTCCGCTCTTTATGCAAAGGAAGCAATAAAAGAGCATTCTGATGTGTTCTCCTTTTTCAAAGCAGGCACTGCATATCCTTTCCCTGAAAATGCGGCTCTTGGGTTCATGGAAGGTTTAACCGACCTGATAGTTGTGGAGGAACTTGACCCTTATATGGAAGAGCAGTTCCTGCAAATAGCAGGCAAATATCATCTTGATATCAATATCCACGGAAAGAAGAACGGTTCTTTCCCTGTAAGCGGTGAATATGATGTTGATGTAGTTGTGGACAGCATCAACCTCGCGCTTGATAACATAGGTAGCCAGAATCTCAAGCTTTCTCATTCAGTTGCAGCCGTAAAACCAGAGGATATTCCACCGCTTCCTATCCGTGCTCCAACATTATGTGCAGGTTGCATGCACCGCACAGTATTCTATGCTTTCAAGAAAGTTGCTGCTAAAATGAAAAAGCAGGAAGGTATCGATTCAGTATTTTCAGGTGACATTGGATGTTACACTCTTGGAAATGCACGTCCTCTTAACATGGTGGATACCTGCCTCTGCATGGGTGCAGGAATAAGTGTGGCAGCAGGCCTTTCCCGTACTCCTGAGTTCATGCAGGGTAAGAAAGCAAAACAGGTTGCATTCATAGGTGATTCCACATTCTTCCACTCCGGTATCGCTGCTGTTGTAAGTGCTGTCTATAACAATGCTGACATAACGATTGCAGTGCTTGATAACCGTACAACTGCAATGACAGGACACCAGCCTCATCCCGGTATAGGTTTGACAGCCATGGGCTCCCCTGCAAAGATGATAGACATTGCAGAGGTTCTCAAAAGCTGTGGTGTCGGCATGGTAAAAACAATTGAAGTCGATGACCTCGATAAGTGTATGGATATAGCTACCGAGGCAATGGAATTTGAAGGTCCGTCTGCTGTGGTGTTCAAAGGTAAATGTGTTGCTATATGCAAGGCAACTGGACAATATGTTGTGGATGAGGACAAGTGTACCAACTGCAAGTTGTGCATCAACCAGCTTGGTTGTCCTGCAATATTCTCAATATCATCTGGCATTCCTGTAATTCAGGACACCTGCAGTGGATGTGGTCTGTGTGCACAGATTTGTCCGGCTGGTGCAATTGTACTGAAGGAGGCCTGA
- a CDS encoding phenylacetate--CoA ligase family protein yields MCNCHDNNSKKLADKEKNDADYRNLCDYDTSIEKRTASLMDLLKRVTEGSPFYRKKFAEAGVDINEIKSLEDISKLPFTTKEELRDAYPLGLQAVPDEEVVRIHSSSGTTGSPVIIPYTKGDVEVWADMMMRCYKMAGLTNTDRIQITPGYGLWTAGIGFQAGAELLGAMAVPMGPGNTEKQLRMMQDLKSTALTSTSSYALLLAEEITKRELKDKIHLTTGIIGSERWSPKMRARIEDELGIDTYDIFGLTEIYGPGIALDCSLHDGLHYWSDHLLFEIIDPVTGETLPDGTLGELVITTLTKEGAPLIRYRTRDLTRIYPEPCKCGCPFPRIDRLLGRTDDRIKIKAVNVYPGQIEDVIMRVEGVSSEYQIILEREGGRDSMLFRVEIENADDPEANKQRSKQMNKAFHDFIGVSVDVECVPIGALPRSEKKSKRVIDNREM; encoded by the coding sequence ATGTGTAACTGTCACGATAACAATAGCAAGAAGCTTGCAGACAAAGAGAAAAATGATGCTGATTACCGCAATCTCTGTGATTATGATACGTCCATAGAAAAGAGAACCGCCAGTCTCATGGACCTTTTGAAAAGAGTTACCGAAGGCAGTCCGTTTTACAGGAAAAAGTTTGCAGAAGCTGGCGTTGATATTAATGAAATTAAATCTCTTGAGGATATCAGCAAGCTTCCTTTCACCACAAAAGAGGAACTAAGGGATGCATATCCATTGGGATTACAGGCTGTTCCTGATGAAGAAGTCGTAAGGATACATTCATCTTCAGGTACAACCGGAAGCCCTGTTATTATTCCGTACACAAAAGGGGATGTAGAGGTCTGGGCTGACATGATGATGCGCTGCTATAAGATGGCAGGGCTCACAAATACGGACAGGATACAGATAACTCCCGGTTACGGATTATGGACAGCTGGTATCGGATTCCAGGCAGGTGCGGAACTTCTGGGTGCAATGGCTGTTCCTATGGGTCCGGGAAACACAGAGAAACAACTTCGGATGATGCAGGACCTTAAATCCACAGCTCTTACGAGCACTTCATCCTATGCTCTCCTTCTTGCAGAGGAGATCACTAAAAGAGAACTGAAAGATAAGATCCACCTGACCACCGGTATAATAGGTTCCGAACGCTGGAGTCCTAAGATGAGGGCACGTATCGAGGACGAGCTGGGAATAGATACCTATGACATCTTTGGCCTGACCGAGATTTACGGACCTGGGATTGCTCTAGACTGTTCACTACATGATGGTCTTCATTACTGGTCAGACCACTTACTCTTTGAGATCATAGATCCTGTTACCGGTGAAACATTGCCGGATGGAACTCTCGGTGAGCTTGTGATCACCACTCTCACAAAAGAAGGTGCTCCGCTCATACGTTACAGGACAAGGGATCTGACACGTATCTACCCGGAACCATGCAAATGCGGCTGTCCTTTCCCGCGTATTGACCGTTTGCTGGGACGTACTGATGACCGCATCAAGATCAAGGCCGTTAATGTCTACCCCGGACAGATAGAGGATGTCATCATGAGGGTGGAGGGTGTGAGCAGTGAGTACCAGATAATTCTTGAAAGGGAAGGCGGAAGGGACAGTATGCTCTTCAGGGTTGAAATCGAGAATGCTGATGATCCTGAGGCCAATAAACAGAGATCAAAACAGATGAACAAGGCTTTCCATGATTTCATCGGTGTAAGCGTTGATGTGGAATGTGTTCCAATCGGAGCATTGCCACGTAGTGAAAAGAAGAGTAAGAGAGTTATCGATAACAGAGAGATGTGA
- a CDS encoding threonyl-tRNA synthetase editing domain-containing protein, with the protein MKLLMFDTEYFWYETFRKNLEQADDAENEERIEDTAVVFIHSEAEDENRRNKVLKSAVSNLKWYLNKVGKERIVLHSFAHLSSSNSSPEFAMEIITDIKEKLASKGIDVRTTPFGYFSEFSIHVRGESLAKVFKEI; encoded by the coding sequence ATGAAATTACTAATGTTCGATACCGAATATTTCTGGTACGAAACATTCCGTAAGAACCTTGAGCAGGCAGATGATGCCGAAAATGAAGAACGCATAGAGGACACGGCAGTTGTCTTCATCCATTCGGAAGCTGAAGATGAAAACAGAAGGAACAAGGTCCTGAAAAGTGCAGTGTCGAACTTAAAGTGGTATCTGAATAAGGTGGGTAAGGAACGGATAGTCCTTCATTCATTCGCTCACCTTTCTTCAAGTAATTCATCTCCTGAGTTTGCCATGGAAATTATCACTGATATAAAAGAAAAGCTCGCATCCAAAGGGATTGATGTCCGTACCACTCCCTTCGGTTATTTTTCAGAGTTTTCGATTCATGTGCGTGGGGAATCCCTGGCAAAAGTATTCAAAGAAATATAA
- the moeB gene encoding molybdopterin-synthase adenylyltransferase MoeB yields MIGDFTEEQIQRYSRHIILQEVGGTGQQKLLSSKVLCIGAGGLGSPVIQYLAAAGVGTIGIVDDDIVDISNLQRQVIHAGNVSMPKVESAQRYVENLNPDVKVITYNERISPDNILDIIKDYDIVVDGSDNFATRYLVNDACVLAKKPLSHGSIFRFEGHVMTILPDEGPCYRCLFEHAPPAGMVPSCQEAGVLGVLPGVIGTMQATEVIKYLLGVGDLLKGRLVFYDALNMSFDEIKVRRDPTCPVCGESPSITDIVNENYLHGNGVCSIG; encoded by the coding sequence ATGATAGGTGATTTTACAGAAGAACAGATCCAGCGTTACTCAAGACATATCATATTACAGGAAGTTGGAGGAACAGGACAGCAGAAGCTTTTATCTTCAAAGGTTCTCTGTATAGGTGCCGGGGGTCTTGGTTCTCCGGTAATACAATATCTTGCAGCTGCCGGTGTAGGGACAATTGGTATTGTTGATGATGATATCGTGGACATCAGCAACCTCCAGAGGCAGGTAATACATGCAGGTAATGTGTCAATGCCAAAGGTGGAATCCGCACAAAGGTACGTAGAGAATCTGAATCCTGATGTGAAGGTGATCACTTATAATGAAAGGATCAGTCCTGACAACATACTTGATATCATAAAGGATTATGATATCGTTGTGGATGGCTCTGATAACTTCGCCACTCGTTATCTTGTTAATGATGCATGTGTGCTTGCAAAGAAGCCTCTTTCCCACGGGAGTATCTTTCGCTTTGAAGGTCATGTGATGACCATATTGCCTGATGAAGGACCGTGTTACAGGTGTCTTTTTGAACATGCTCCTCCTGCAGGAATGGTTCCGAGTTGTCAGGAAGCAGGTGTTCTTGGTGTGCTTCCTGGTGTAATTGGGACAATGCAGGCCACTGAGGTCATAAAATATTTGCTGGGTGTTGGTGACCTTCTTAAAGGAAGGCTTGTATTCTATGATGCACTGAATATGTCTTTTGATGAGATAAAGGTCCGCAGGGATCCAACATGTCCTGTATGTGGTGAAAGTCCTTCGATAACGGACATAGTTAATGAGAACTACCTTCACGGAAACGGTGTGTGCAGTATAGGCTGA
- the mmrce1 gene encoding MmRce1 family CPBP family CAAX prenyl protease, with translation MLPNYKYKPGIYYLSTFIVTYILWFAGAYLSFHDGGSGLYMLIMLPGLMTPFLISLIMIYRSKNVDLKNDFINRLTNIRLIQPKIMPVFILLMPLSVLISILISLFFGETASQFQFAEGFSFSAGSIPALLILLLAATFEELGWRGYAFDSLQSRYTYFTASLIFSVLWSFWHFPLIFVNNSYQYEIFNESFWYGVNFFVSIIPMGIIISWICIKNRKSIIAAMVFHFIVNMSQELLNITQNTKCIETIILIIVAVVIIAYDRKMFFSKEHLAERLNKSPVSFL, from the coding sequence ATGCTACCTAATTACAAATACAAACCCGGCATCTATTATCTTTCAACCTTTATCGTAACCTATATTCTCTGGTTTGCAGGAGCATACTTGAGCTTTCATGATGGTGGAAGCGGCTTATACATGCTTATAATGCTTCCAGGGCTTATGACACCATTTCTAATATCTCTTATTATGATTTACCGTTCAAAGAATGTGGATTTGAAAAATGATTTTATTAACAGGCTTACTAATATCAGGTTAATACAGCCAAAGATTATGCCTGTATTTATTTTGTTAATGCCTTTGTCAGTTCTTATATCAATACTAATTTCCCTTTTTTTCGGAGAAACTGCATCACAATTTCAGTTTGCGGAAGGTTTCTCTTTTTCTGCAGGAAGCATCCCCGCATTGTTGATTCTCCTGCTTGCAGCCACCTTTGAAGAACTCGGATGGCGAGGTTATGCCTTCGACAGCCTGCAGAGTCGCTATACTTACTTTACAGCATCGCTTATTTTTAGTGTACTATGGTCATTCTGGCATTTTCCGCTGATATTCGTCAACAATTCCTACCAGTACGAGATATTCAATGAAAGCTTCTGGTACGGTGTGAACTTTTTTGTTAGCATCATTCCAATGGGAATAATAATCAGCTGGATCTGCATAAAGAACAGGAAAAGCATCATTGCTGCCATGGTCTTTCACTTCATTGTTAATATGTCCCAGGAACTACTGAATATAACCCAGAACACAAAGTGTATCGAGACTATTATTCTAATAATTGTGGCTGTTGTTATCATTGCATATGATCGGAAAATGTTCTTTTCAAAAGAGCACCTTGCAGAAAGACTGAATAAGAGTCCTGTTTCTTTTTTATGA
- a CDS encoding ubiquitin-like small modifier protein 1 — MVLIKFSSALNDVTGTRTTSIELEKTTIKKLFEKLITEYGKEFETRLMEGGEIRRFVNVYVNGEDIRHLSGIDTKITDRDEVSVLPAISGG; from the coding sequence ATGGTATTGATCAAGTTCTCATCTGCCCTGAACGATGTTACAGGGACAAGAACCACAAGTATTGAACTGGAAAAAACTACAATCAAAAAACTTTTTGAAAAGCTTATCACCGAATACGGCAAGGAATTCGAGACACGCCTGATGGAAGGAGGAGAGATAAGAAGGTTCGTCAATGTTTATGTTAACGGAGAGGACATACGGCATCTTTCCGGCATAGATACAAAGATAACAGACAGGGACGAGGTTTCCGTACTGCCGGCAATCAGCGGGGGATGA
- a CDS encoding ABC transporter substrate-binding protein encodes MTELRIGHLSTMYHSSFILMGTDWLEKAGIKPQWNLFGGGPAIVNALKNNEIDIGYIGLPPTMIGIDRGLKARCIAGGHVEGTVMIATAGYRTLEECNNDNILFLEQFRGLTIACPPSGSIHDVIIRNFIKEAGFEKDIEVLNYEWADMIPEAMMDGVIEVAIGTPSLAVVAERYCDAKIMVPPEKLWPDNPSYGIIASQEMIDNSHETLLKFIELHDKACQFIRKNTEEASELVADTIKMVDADFVRDMYEVSPKYSAAISENYIASTMRFVDVLHELGCISGKLMQEDIFDLRFVKELQL; translated from the coding sequence ATGACAGAATTAAGAATCGGACACCTTTCCACCATGTATCACAGCTCGTTCATACTAATGGGAACGGACTGGCTGGAAAAGGCAGGTATAAAGCCCCAATGGAATCTTTTCGGAGGAGGACCTGCAATCGTCAATGCACTGAAGAACAATGAGATAGACATAGGTTATATCGGACTTCCTCCCACCATGATTGGAATTGACAGGGGTCTGAAGGCCAGGTGTATCGCAGGCGGGCATGTCGAAGGTACGGTGATGATAGCCACTGCCGGATATCGTACCCTTGAAGAATGCAATAACGATAACATACTTTTTCTGGAGCAGTTCAGGGGACTTACTATTGCCTGTCCGCCCTCGGGTTCAATTCATGATGTGATCATCAGGAACTTCATAAAAGAAGCTGGCTTTGAAAAAGACATAGAGGTCCTGAACTACGAATGGGCAGACATGATACCAGAGGCGATGATGGACGGGGTGATCGAGGTTGCCATAGGTACACCTTCCCTAGCAGTTGTAGCGGAAAGATACTGTGATGCCAAGATCATGGTCCCACCGGAAAAGCTCTGGCCGGATAATCCAAGCTACGGGATAATAGCAAGCCAGGAAATGATAGATAATTCACATGAAACTCTTTTGAAGTTCATAGAACTACATGATAAAGCCTGCCAGTTCATCCGGAAAAACACTGAAGAAGCTTCGGAACTTGTCGCAGATACCATAAAGATGGTTGATGCTGACTTTGTACGGGACATGTATGAAGTATCGCCAAAATACTCGGCAGCCATATCTGAGAACTATATTGCATCTACCATGAGATTCGTGGATGTACTGCATGAACTGGGATGTATTTCAGGAAAGCTGATGCAGGAAGATATTTTTGACCTTCGTTTTGTGAAGGAACTTCAACTTTAG
- a CDS encoding diphthine--ammonia ligase, whose amino-acid sequence MCSITGFFNNDNSLEYALSSLEITKNRGLDGIGICTAEKVFRAENVDSLEIDSEIPERNVLGHRLHSMVNFVLQPLVYKGKMVANCEIYNWKELAEKYEIEAENDTDLLIQLIEKRAIESETDMMQLIDEVLREVIGVYAIAYWLNDTVYIARDIVGLKPLWYSNSGSGGFAFCSEKKALARNGFADIKELNPREILAYNIKTGSLEKFNREFFSITPEHEGSIAELEKVMLEKLEDAVSIRMPEEKFGILFSGGLDSTIIASLCKLMGKKPGIDFTCYTAGLSGVQLPPDVEYAKKMAEELGLDLKIKIIDLDEVEEYLKDVVPLVEDSNVPKVGVALTMYAACVAAREDGIRVMFSGSGADEIFAGYDRHKRSTDISRDCYADVLKIYEKNTYRDDVVSMNNNIELRVPYLDKRFVDYCLKIPPEYKINEEQNKLILRMLAEEIGIPAEVSQRRKQAAQYGSRFDKAIGKLAKKAGCKTKTDYLKQFYGQPNLKLGVLFSSGKDSNYAMHVMQQQNYSIECLITIKSQNLDSYMFHTPNIDLARLQAEAMELPLIEELTKGEKEKELDDMKNAIIRAKEEFGIEGVITGALYSNYQRERIEKVCDELGLKAFSPLWHIDQEKEMYQLLDLGFEFIFSSVAAYGLNKNWVGRIITEKDIEKLVKLNEKIGLNVAGEGGEFESFVTDGPMYHKKIEIKEMEVIERDEYTAKVVITNAVLVDKD is encoded by the coding sequence ATGTGCTCAATTACAGGCTTTTTTAATAATGACAATTCACTGGAATATGCCCTCAGTTCCCTGGAAATCACAAAGAACAGAGGACTCGATGGAATTGGGATCTGCACTGCTGAGAAAGTTTTTCGTGCAGAAAATGTAGATTCACTTGAAATTGACAGTGAAATCCCTGAGAGAAATGTATTGGGACACAGACTGCACTCCATGGTCAACTTTGTCCTGCAACCTCTTGTTTATAAAGGAAAAATGGTTGCCAACTGTGAGATATACAACTGGAAAGAGCTTGCTGAGAAATACGAGATCGAAGCTGAGAACGATACTGATCTGCTGATCCAACTAATTGAGAAAAGAGCCATAGAATCTGAGACCGACATGATGCAGCTCATAGATGAGGTGCTCCGTGAGGTTATCGGTGTCTACGCCATCGCATACTGGCTGAATGACACAGTTTACATTGCAAGGGACATTGTTGGCCTTAAACCACTCTGGTACAGCAACTCTGGTTCTGGTGGCTTTGCATTTTGCTCTGAGAAAAAAGCACTTGCAAGGAATGGTTTTGCAGATATCAAGGAACTCAACCCCAGAGAGATATTGGCTTACAACATCAAAACCGGAAGTCTTGAGAAATTCAACAGGGAATTCTTCTCTATTACACCGGAACACGAAGGCAGCATTGCAGAACTTGAAAAAGTAATGCTTGAGAAACTGGAAGATGCAGTATCGATCCGCATGCCGGAAGAGAAGTTCGGAATCCTGTTTTCAGGAGGACTTGATTCTACAATAATTGCAAGTCTCTGCAAACTTATGGGAAAAAAGCCGGGAATTGATTTTACATGCTACACCGCTGGCCTTTCCGGAGTTCAGCTTCCACCTGACGTGGAATACGCAAAGAAGATGGCAGAAGAACTCGGACTCGACCTGAAAATCAAAATCATAGACCTTGATGAAGTTGAAGAATATCTCAAAGACGTGGTTCCTCTTGTTGAAGACAGCAACGTTCCAAAAGTCGGTGTTGCACTGACAATGTATGCAGCATGTGTGGCTGCAAGAGAAGACGGCATCAGGGTGATGTTCTCCGGCTCAGGAGCCGATGAGATCTTTGCAGGTTATGACCGTCACAAACGTTCCACAGATATAAGCAGAGACTGCTATGCTGATGTTCTGAAGATCTATGAAAAGAACACATACCGCGATGATGTTGTTTCAATGAACAACAACATCGAGCTGCGTGTTCCTTATCTTGACAAGAGGTTTGTGGATTACTGTCTGAAAATCCCGCCTGAGTACAAGATCAATGAAGAGCAGAACAAGCTCATACTCCGCATGCTCGCTGAAGAGATCGGCATTCCTGCCGAGGTCAGCCAGCGCAGGAAACAGGCTGCACAATATGGAAGTCGTTTTGACAAGGCCATCGGGAAACTTGCAAAGAAAGCAGGCTGTAAAACAAAGACTGACTACCTGAAGCAGTTCTACGGACAGCCAAACCTCAAATTGGGAGTTCTGTTCAGTTCAGGCAAGGACAGTAATTATGCAATGCATGTTATGCAGCAGCAGAACTATTCCATAGAGTGTCTGATAACCATCAAGAGCCAGAACCTCGACTCATACATGTTCCACACCCCTAACATTGACCTTGCACGCCTGCAGGCAGAAGCAATGGAACTCCCACTCATCGAAGAACTCACTAAAGGAGAAAAGGAAAAAGAACTGGATGACATGAAGAATGCCATCATTCGTGCAAAGGAAGAGTTCGGTATTGAAGGTGTTATCACCGGTGCTCTTTATTCAAACTACCAGCGTGAGAGGATCGAGAAGGTTTGTGACGAACTCGGACTAAAGGCGTTCTCACCCCTGTGGCACATTGATCAGGAAAAAGAAATGTACCAGCTCCTTGACCTTGGATTTGAATTCATTTTCAGCAGTGTAGCTGCATACGGTCTTAACAAAAACTGGGTAGGCCGTATTATCACCGAAAAGGACATCGAGAAACTTGTCAAGCTCAACGAAAAGATAGGACTCAATGTTGCCGGTGAAGGCGGCGAGTTTGAGAGCTTTGTAACTGACGGACCGATGTATCACAAAAAGATAGAGATTAAGGAAATGGAAGTCATTGAACGGGATGAGTACACAGCAAAAGTGGTTATCACCAATGCTGTGCTTGTGGATAAAGATTGA